A genomic stretch from Porphyromonadaceae bacterium W3.11 includes:
- the murF gene encoding UDP-N-acetylmuramoyl-tripeptide--D-alanyl-D-alanine ligase yields the protein MMSNPIYINQETLYKSFLEHPSVCTDSRKLKRGDLFVALKGPSFDGNDFALKSLELGAAYAVVSRPDLAEADPRCLLVKDTLEALQDLARSHRASLNIPVICITGTNGKTTTKELTCAVLSRKYRVLATEGNLNNHIGVPLTILKITSEHEVAIIEMGASAEGEIRLLSDIAQPTIGVITNIGKAHLQGFGSQKGILRAKSELFEYLEHSNGVYLLNGDDPLLREHWYHSEALTYGVGLIEGHDHFVRGIHLEEDPYLSLEVIAKGEHQKIGTNLIGKYNASNVLAAVAVGIKLGITMGDIALAMKDYVPSNNRSQLVKMNRGIDIILDCYNANPSSMMAALQNIEGTRKIHKMVVLGDMLELGEDSEKEHAQVINWLRQHPEIVPILVGHEFGKALNYDPAVEGERNTTLYFDQSDLLQEFLKNLEIPDESIILIKGSRGMALERCEPLIEASACRSGKGGASFWYNQSK from the coding sequence ATGATGAGTAATCCTATATATATTAATCAGGAAACATTGTACAAGTCTTTTTTAGAGCATCCCTCAGTTTGTACAGATAGCAGAAAGCTAAAGCGAGGAGATCTGTTTGTTGCTCTAAAGGGCCCTTCATTTGATGGAAATGACTTTGCCCTAAAGTCATTAGAGCTCGGTGCTGCCTATGCAGTGGTCTCTCGTCCCGATTTAGCAGAGGCAGATCCCAGATGTCTATTAGTAAAAGATACTCTTGAGGCACTACAAGACCTCGCACGCTCGCACAGAGCATCATTGAATATACCGGTAATTTGTATTACAGGAACCAATGGGAAAACAACGACTAAGGAACTAACATGTGCAGTTCTTAGTCGAAAATATAGAGTCCTAGCGACAGAGGGTAATCTCAATAATCACATAGGGGTGCCTTTGACCATCCTAAAGATAACTTCTGAACATGAGGTAGCCATTATTGAGATGGGAGCCAGTGCAGAGGGAGAGATAAGACTACTTTCGGATATCGCTCAGCCTACTATAGGGGTTATTACTAATATAGGAAAAGCTCATCTACAAGGCTTTGGCTCTCAAAAAGGCATTTTGCGTGCTAAGAGCGAACTATTTGAATATTTAGAGCATTCGAATGGAGTTTATCTCCTGAATGGTGATGACCCATTGCTTCGTGAGCACTGGTATCACTCTGAAGCATTGACTTATGGGGTCGGATTAATAGAGGGCCACGATCACTTTGTAAGAGGGATTCACTTAGAGGAGGATCCTTATTTGTCGCTTGAAGTGATAGCCAAAGGTGAACATCAAAAAATTGGTACCAATTTGATAGGAAAGTATAACGCTAGCAACGTATTAGCTGCTGTGGCCGTAGGAATTAAACTTGGTATCACGATGGGGGATATTGCTTTAGCGATGAAAGATTATGTTCCATCAAATAATAGGTCTCAATTGGTGAAAATGAACCGTGGCATTGACATCATATTGGACTGTTACAATGCTAATCCGTCTAGTATGATGGCTGCACTCCAAAATATCGAAGGGACTAGGAAAATTCATAAAATGGTTGTGCTTGGGGATATGCTGGAGTTGGGCGAAGATAGTGAGAAAGAGCATGCACAGGTCATTAATTGGTTAAGACAGCATCCCGAAATAGTTCCTATTCTCGTGGGTCATGAATTTGGAAAAGCTCTGAACTATGATCCAGCGGTTGAAGGTGAGCGAAATACGACTCTTTATTTTGATCAAAGTGACTTGTTACAAGAGTTTCTAAAGAATTTAGAAATACCAGATGAATCCATTATTCTAATAAAAGGTTCACGAGGAATGGCTCTCGAGAGATGCGAGCCCTTGATAGAGGCATCAGCATGTAGAAGTGGAAAGGGTGGGGCTTCATTTTGGTATAATCAATCTAAATAG
- the nqrF gene encoding NADH:ubiquinone reductase (Na(+)-transporting) subunit F: protein MTTIWGSTVVFSLIILLLVIVLLLAKKKLVPSGNVNINLNDEKDLEVGQGDSLLTTLQNSGVFLSSACGGQGTCGQCRCRVVDGGGEILSTEKPHFSRKEVNANYRLSCQVKVKEDLKVIVPEDVFGVKEWECTVVSNKNVASFIKEFVVRLPEGENLDFKAGSYAQIKIPKYEIKYKDMEVQAPFDKEWDKFKLWGLVGKNTEETVRAYSMANYPAEGNIITLNVRIATPPFDPKTGTWKAGVNPGIASTYIFNLKPGDKVTMSGPYGDFHIQDTDAEMLYIGGGAGMAPLRAQILHLFNTLKTGRKVSYWYGARSRVEIFYEEDFRKLEREFPNFQFNIALSAALPEDNWTGYTGFIHQVIFDHYLKDHPAPEDIEYYMCGPGPMASAVLSMLDNLGVSKDNIFFDDFG, encoded by the coding sequence ATGACAACCATTTGGGGAAGTACAGTGGTCTTTTCGCTGATTATTTTGCTACTTGTGATCGTACTACTTTTGGCAAAGAAGAAGCTTGTCCCATCTGGAAATGTGAATATTAATCTTAACGATGAAAAAGATTTAGAGGTAGGTCAAGGAGACTCACTTTTAACAACACTACAAAACTCAGGTGTATTCCTAAGTAGTGCATGCGGTGGACAAGGAACTTGTGGACAGTGTAGATGTAGGGTCGTTGACGGAGGAGGTGAGATTCTTTCTACAGAGAAACCTCATTTTTCACGCAAAGAAGTTAACGCTAATTATCGACTTTCCTGTCAAGTGAAAGTAAAAGAAGATCTGAAGGTTATTGTTCCTGAGGATGTCTTTGGTGTAAAGGAATGGGAGTGTACCGTAGTATCTAATAAAAACGTGGCATCCTTCATTAAGGAGTTTGTAGTAAGACTACCTGAGGGTGAAAACCTAGATTTCAAGGCAGGATCTTATGCTCAGATTAAGATCCCTAAGTATGAAATTAAGTATAAGGATATGGAAGTGCAAGCTCCTTTTGATAAGGAGTGGGATAAGTTCAAGCTTTGGGGTCTCGTCGGTAAGAATACAGAGGAGACTGTAAGAGCATACTCTATGGCGAACTATCCAGCTGAAGGTAATATCATCACACTGAATGTTCGTATTGCTACTCCTCCATTTGATCCAAAGACTGGAACATGGAAGGCTGGTGTCAATCCTGGTATAGCATCTACTTATATCTTCAATCTCAAACCTGGAGATAAAGTAACTATGAGTGGACCTTATGGAGACTTCCATATTCAGGATACCGATGCAGAGATGCTATATATTGGTGGTGGTGCGGGTATGGCACCTCTTCGTGCACAGATTTTGCACCTATTTAATACGCTTAAGACTGGCAGAAAGGTATCTTACTGGTATGGAGCTAGGTCTAGGGTAGAGATTTTCTATGAGGAAGATTTCCGAAAGTTAGAGAGGGAGTTCCCTAACTTCCAATTTAATATTGCTCTATCAGCTGCTCTTCCAGAAGATAATTGGACAGGGTACACTGGATTTATCCACCAAGTTATATTTGATCATTATCTTAAGGATCATCCAGCTCCGGAAGATATAGAGTACTATATGTGTGGTCCTGGCCCTATGGCTTCAGCTGTATTGAGTATGCTAGATAACTTGGGTGTAAGTAAGGATAATATATTCTTCGATGACTTCGGTTGA
- a CDS encoding Na(+)-translocating NADH-quinone reductase subunit A has product MANVIKTKKGLDINLVGEAPKVEVLASPVRSYGVVPDHFSGIIPRLSVKEGDHVQAGDAVIYHKNEPMLKLTAPVSGEIVEVKRGAKRKILYVQIKPESTIDYKEFDVANAKMKSREDILNLLGESGLLALFRNRPYDMIVDPKVTPRDIYVTGYLSAPLMPDVISLVKDDLKYLQNAIDVIGKLTKGDVYMGVKKGTPLEVKNCKVYEIDGPHPAGNASVFINHTKPLNRGENVWAIGLTELALIGRFLATGRVDMSRKVVFAGSCFESAGYATVRSGSEVNDLTAGKIEDGKRSVRIIDGDVLTGTKLTEDYRYMSPFSNIISAIPEGDDVNELFGWAALGMKKYSVNRSYPTFLFGKSRKYDIDARLKGGTRAIIVSNEYDKVFPLDIYPEQLVKATIAFNIDKMEELGIYEVAPEDFALCEFVDTSKLELQYIIRKGLDELYKEMN; this is encoded by the coding sequence ATGGCTAATGTTATTAAAACAAAGAAAGGACTGGATATCAATCTTGTAGGTGAAGCTCCTAAAGTGGAGGTCCTTGCTAGTCCAGTACGTTCTTATGGAGTGGTTCCTGATCATTTTTCAGGGATCATACCGCGTCTTTCCGTAAAGGAGGGTGACCATGTGCAGGCTGGGGATGCGGTAATTTATCATAAAAATGAGCCAATGCTAAAGCTGACCGCTCCGGTTAGTGGGGAGATCGTAGAGGTGAAACGTGGTGCTAAGCGAAAGATTCTTTATGTGCAAATTAAGCCAGAGTCAACTATTGATTATAAGGAGTTCGATGTCGCTAATGCTAAAATGAAAAGCAGAGAAGATATACTGAACCTTCTAGGGGAGAGTGGTTTATTAGCTCTTTTCCGTAATCGTCCTTATGATATGATCGTGGATCCTAAAGTGACTCCTCGTGATATTTATGTGACTGGTTACTTGAGTGCTCCTCTGATGCCAGACGTGATCTCCCTAGTGAAAGATGATCTTAAGTATCTTCAAAATGCTATTGATGTTATTGGTAAGCTCACGAAGGGGGATGTCTATATGGGCGTTAAGAAGGGAACTCCACTAGAGGTTAAGAACTGCAAGGTATACGAAATTGATGGTCCCCATCCAGCTGGTAATGCTAGTGTCTTCATTAATCACACAAAACCGTTAAATAGAGGCGAAAATGTGTGGGCTATAGGCTTGACAGAGTTGGCTCTTATAGGTCGCTTCTTAGCTACAGGCCGTGTGGATATGAGTCGCAAAGTCGTGTTTGCTGGTAGTTGCTTCGAGAGTGCAGGATATGCTACCGTAAGGAGTGGCTCAGAAGTCAATGACCTGACAGCTGGGAAAATTGAGGATGGAAAGAGGTCAGTCCGGATTATTGATGGTGATGTCCTTACCGGGACTAAATTAACGGAGGATTATAGGTATATGAGCCCATTCTCTAACATCATTTCTGCTATTCCTGAGGGTGATGATGTGAATGAGTTATTTGGGTGGGCTGCCTTAGGTATGAAAAAATACAGTGTGAACCGATCATACCCAACATTCTTATTCGGAAAGAGTAGAAAATATGATATTGATGCTCGACTGAAAGGTGGAACTCGTGCTATTATCGTTAGTAACGAGTATGATAAGGTGTTCCCTCTTGATATTTATCCTGAGCAACTGGTGAAAGCCACTATTGCATTCAATATAGATAAGATGGAAGAGCTTGGGATCTATGAGGTAGCACCTGAGGACTTTGCTCTCTGTGAGTTTGTGGACACTTCCAAACTAGAGCTTCAGTATATTATTCGTAAAGGGCTTGATGAGCTCTATAAAGAGATGAATTAA
- the nqrC gene encoding NADH:ubiquinone reductase (Na(+)-transporting) subunit C, whose protein sequence is MNKNSNTYVILYSVVMVVIVAIGLAFTSELLKDRQKSNANIDTMRQILSSLHITTDESNTESVYANTIQEAFVVDAEGNVIPGSEGVTVNDQAFTTRLQDLYSAPKYPVFVAEIDGEKKYVLGMYGAGLWGPIWGYLAMDADADTVYGTTMSHEGETPGLGAEITSDKFLKQFPGKHIFVEGEFKSIAVVKPGKSVSGKDYVDGISGGTLTSQGVDQMLYNSLKLYEPYLNKLKK, encoded by the coding sequence ATGAATAAGAATAGTAATACTTATGTGATCCTCTACTCTGTAGTGATGGTAGTAATTGTGGCTATAGGGCTTGCATTTACTTCGGAGCTGCTGAAGGATCGTCAGAAATCTAATGCCAACATTGATACAATGAGGCAGATATTAAGTTCGCTACATATTACGACCGATGAGAGTAATACTGAGAGCGTATATGCAAATACTATCCAAGAAGCATTTGTAGTGGATGCTGAAGGTAATGTGATTCCAGGATCAGAGGGGGTGACCGTAAATGATCAAGCATTTACGACTCGTCTTCAAGACCTCTATTCTGCACCTAAATATCCTGTGTTTGTTGCAGAGATAGATGGTGAGAAGAAGTACGTCCTAGGAATGTATGGTGCAGGTCTATGGGGACCAATTTGGGGCTACCTTGCTATGGACGCTGATGCAGATACAGTGTATGGGACTACTATGAGCCATGAAGGTGAGACTCCAGGACTGGGAGCTGAAATCACTTCGGATAAATTCTTGAAGCAGTTCCCTGGCAAACATATCTTTGTCGAGGGAGAGTTTAAGAGTATTGCAGTCGTTAAACCGGGAAAAAGCGTTAGTGGGAAAGATTATGTTGATGGCATTTCTGGAGGTACTCTTACTTCTCAAGGTGTTGATCAAATGCTTTACAACTCACTGAAGCTTTATGAACCTTATTTAAATAAACTGAAGAAGTAA
- a CDS encoding NADH:ubiquinone reductase (Na(+)-transporting) subunit D: MALFDKKNKETFLDPISKNNPVVVQVLGICSALAVTSKLEPSIVMALSVTVVIAFANVIISLLRKTIPNNIRVIVQLVVTATLVTLVSEFLEAFAFDLNKQLSVFVGLIITNCIVMGRLEAFAMTNKPWPSFLDGLGNGLGYGLILVIVGFFRELFGSGTLLGYQVIPDSLYEAGYVNNGLFILPPMALIIVAVIIWVHRSWKPELQEEA, from the coding sequence ATGGCACTATTTGATAAGAAAAATAAAGAGACCTTTTTAGATCCGATTAGTAAGAATAACCCTGTAGTGGTACAGGTGCTAGGTATCTGTTCAGCTCTTGCGGTTACTTCTAAGTTGGAACCTTCTATTGTGATGGCACTTTCAGTGACCGTTGTGATCGCATTTGCCAACGTTATTATTTCACTTTTGAGGAAAACCATTCCTAATAATATTCGTGTTATTGTGCAGTTGGTTGTTACCGCTACCCTAGTGACTCTTGTGAGCGAGTTTCTGGAAGCTTTTGCTTTTGATTTGAATAAGCAGTTGAGCGTCTTCGTTGGACTGATCATTACTAACTGTATTGTGATGGGACGTCTTGAAGCATTCGCGATGACTAACAAGCCTTGGCCTTCTTTTCTTGATGGTCTTGGTAATGGATTGGGTTACGGGTTGATCCTTGTAATTGTTGGCTTCTTTCGTGAACTCTTTGGCTCTGGAACATTATTGGGTTATCAGGTAATTCCAGATAGTCTATATGAGGCGGGATATGTTAATAATGGATTGTTTATCCTTCCTCCTATGGCTTTGATTATTGTAGCTGTGATTATATGGGTACATCGTTCTTGGAAGCCAGAGCTACAAGAAGAGGCCTGA
- a CDS encoding NADH:ubiquinone reductase (Na(+)-transporting) subunit B, translated as MKSLRKHIDKIKPNFMPGGKFSKLQSVFEGFETFLFVPNETSKRGVHIHDAMDSKRTMTVVIFALLPALLFGMYNIGYQHYLVNGVDAGFWATFFYGFLAMLPKIIVSYLIGLGIEFAVAQAKGEEIAEGYLVSGLLIPMILPIETPLWQVIVAVAFAVIFAKEVFGGTGYNIFNVALVTRAFLFFSYPGQMSGDAVFIRTGKHWGLGAESLVDTYTGATPLGQVGLVDSSVPTITDAVGNPLNTMDFFLGLIPGSIGETSTLAILIGALILIVTGIGSWKIMLSVFTGGFLTAALFNAIGTTGAMMLPAIDHILLGGFAFGAVFMATDPVTASRTEKGKWIYGFLIGFFAIAIRTLNPGYPEGMMLAILLMNAFAPLIDFYVLDANIQKRVKRAKAIVANNK; from the coding sequence TTGAAATCTTTAAGAAAACATATAGACAAGATCAAACCGAATTTCATGCCGGGAGGTAAGTTCTCCAAGCTACAATCGGTTTTTGAAGGTTTTGAAACCTTCCTCTTTGTCCCAAATGAGACTAGTAAGCGTGGGGTGCATATTCATGATGCCATGGATTCTAAACGCACCATGACTGTGGTTATTTTTGCCCTACTTCCAGCACTTCTATTCGGTATGTATAATATCGGATACCAACACTATCTAGTGAATGGAGTAGATGCAGGCTTTTGGGCGACATTCTTCTACGGATTTTTAGCAATGCTCCCAAAGATCATTGTGAGTTATTTGATTGGTTTGGGAATCGAGTTTGCCGTGGCACAAGCAAAAGGTGAGGAAATCGCAGAGGGATACTTGGTATCTGGTTTGCTGATTCCTATGATATTACCTATTGAGACTCCTTTATGGCAAGTCATTGTGGCGGTCGCATTTGCTGTGATCTTCGCAAAAGAGGTCTTTGGTGGTACAGGGTATAATATTTTCAACGTCGCTCTTGTGACTCGTGCTTTCCTATTCTTCTCTTACCCAGGTCAGATGTCTGGAGACGCTGTCTTTATTCGTACCGGTAAGCACTGGGGATTAGGTGCTGAGAGCTTGGTCGATACATACACTGGAGCAACCCCTCTAGGTCAGGTGGGTTTGGTTGACTCAAGTGTTCCTACTATCACTGACGCTGTAGGCAATCCACTTAATACCATGGACTTCTTTCTGGGTTTGATCCCTGGATCCATTGGGGAGACCTCTACATTGGCTATACTGATAGGTGCCTTAATCCTTATTGTTACAGGAATTGGTAGCTGGAAAATAATGCTTTCCGTCTTTACTGGAGGTTTCTTAACAGCAGCCCTTTTTAATGCGATAGGTACTACAGGAGCGATGATGCTTCCAGCAATTGATCATATATTACTAGGAGGTTTTGCTTTCGGTGCTGTGTTTATGGCAACAGACCCTGTCACTGCTTCTCGTACAGAGAAAGGTAAGTGGATTTACGGATTTTTGATAGGTTTCTTTGCTATCGCCATCCGTACACTCAACCCTGGTTATCCAGAGGGTATGATGTTGGCGATTTTATTGATGAATGCCTTTGCTCCGCTAATTGACTTCTACGTCTTGGATGCTAACATCCAGAAACGTGTGAAGCGTGCGAAAGCTATAGTAGCAAATAATAAATGA
- a CDS encoding 3'-5' exonuclease: MKDFIAIDFETANYCRSSVCSVGIVTVQEGEITDQLYELIHPSPNYYLPACTSIHGLTAMDTDEAPYFPEVWEKITARLPIGLPFVAHNSAFDQSCLKAVFHKYKMNYPLEYRFFCTYQAARRYFGKQLPNHQLHTVSAQCGYDLRDHHHALADAIACAHIALNIL; the protein is encoded by the coding sequence ATGAAAGACTTTATCGCTATTGACTTTGAGACGGCTAATTACTGCCGCAGTAGTGTGTGCAGTGTGGGTATTGTAACTGTACAAGAGGGGGAAATTACTGATCAATTGTATGAACTCATACATCCGTCCCCCAATTACTATTTACCGGCATGTACTTCTATACACGGACTGACTGCTATGGATACCGATGAGGCACCATATTTTCCTGAGGTTTGGGAGAAAATCACTGCTCGCCTGCCTATAGGACTTCCATTTGTCGCTCATAATTCGGCTTTTGATCAGAGCTGTCTCAAAGCAGTCTTTCACAAGTATAAGATGAACTATCCGCTAGAGTATCGCTTTTTCTGTACCTATCAAGCTGCTCGACGCTATTTTGGGAAACAGCTTCCTAATCATCAACTTCATACGGTATCAGCTCAATGTGGATACGATCTTAGAGATCATCACCATGCGTTGGCAGATGCTATAGCCTGTGCACACATAGCACTTAATATCCTCTGA
- the nqrE gene encoding NADH:ubiquinone reductase (Na(+)-transporting) subunit E translates to MQEYLSLFVKSIFVDNMVFAYFLGMCSFLAISKNVKTSLGLGIAVVVVLTLTLPLNYLLENYVLSEGALAWIHPSFASIDLSFLSLLIFISVIAAFVQILEMVIERFSPSLYNSLGIFLPLIAVNCSILGGSLFMQQKAFENIGLAATYAFGSGIGWLLAIIGLAAIRERLMYHDIPKPLRGLGMAFILTALMGLAFQCFSGLNI, encoded by the coding sequence ATGCAAGAATATCTAAGTCTATTCGTCAAGTCCATCTTTGTGGACAATATGGTCTTCGCTTACTTCTTGGGAATGTGTTCATTCCTAGCTATTTCGAAGAACGTAAAGACTTCATTAGGATTAGGAATTGCTGTAGTAGTGGTCCTAACCTTAACTCTACCTCTCAACTACCTACTCGAGAATTATGTATTATCGGAAGGTGCTTTAGCATGGATTCATCCCAGTTTTGCTTCGATCGACTTGAGTTTCCTAAGCTTACTAATCTTTATCTCTGTTATTGCTGCATTTGTGCAAATTCTAGAGATGGTAATTGAGCGCTTTAGTCCATCTTTATATAACTCATTGGGTATATTTCTACCTTTGATTGCTGTGAACTGTTCAATCCTTGGTGGTTCTCTATTTATGCAGCAGAAAGCATTTGAAAATATTGGCCTTGCAGCCACTTATGCTTTTGGGTCTGGTATTGGTTGGTTATTAGCGATTATAGGTTTGGCTGCTATTCGTGAGCGTTTGATGTATCACGATATTCCAAAACCACTTCGTGGTCTAGGGATGGCTTTTATATTAACTGCTCTTATGGGACTAGCATTTCAATGCTTCTCTGGACTTAATATTTAA
- the zupT gene encoding zinc transporter ZupT translates to MSENVLFALVITLFAGLSTGIGSAIAFFTKKTNTKFLSVALGLSAGVMIYISFVELLSGSIDMMSEMYGEKNGQLYSILSFFGGVFLIMMIDFLIPEDLNPHEIMEMKDIKGEMTEELRNEIDQKKKTSALMRAGLVSALVMAIHNFPEGMVTFLSALENPTLALPIAIAIAIHNIPEGISVSVPIYYATGNRKKAFWISFSSGLAEPVGALIGYLILAPFLNDTLFGVINAAIAGVMVYISLDELLPTAQKYGHHHHSIVGLIIGMIIMAVSLVYI, encoded by the coding sequence ATGTCAGAGAATGTACTATTTGCTTTAGTGATAACGCTTTTTGCAGGGCTCTCTACTGGTATCGGTAGTGCGATTGCATTTTTCACAAAGAAAACTAATACAAAGTTTCTTTCGGTAGCTCTTGGTTTGTCTGCTGGAGTGATGATTTACATCTCATTTGTGGAGCTATTAAGTGGTTCTATTGATATGATGTCAGAGATGTATGGTGAGAAAAATGGTCAGTTATATTCTATACTGTCATTCTTTGGTGGTGTCTTTCTGATCATGATGATTGATTTCTTAATTCCAGAGGATCTCAATCCACATGAAATTATGGAGATGAAGGACATTAAGGGGGAGATGACGGAAGAACTTAGGAATGAGATTGATCAGAAGAAAAAGACCTCTGCACTGATGCGAGCTGGTCTAGTCTCGGCGTTAGTTATGGCTATTCATAACTTTCCAGAAGGTATGGTGACCTTTCTCTCGGCTCTCGAAAATCCTACCTTGGCTCTGCCTATTGCCATTGCCATCGCGATTCACAATATACCCGAGGGAATTTCTGTCTCTGTTCCTATTTATTATGCAACAGGGAATAGGAAGAAAGCCTTTTGGATATCTTTTTCGAGCGGCTTAGCTGAGCCAGTGGGTGCACTTATAGGGTATTTAATTTTGGCCCCGTTCCTAAATGATACTTTGTTTGGAGTGATTAATGCGGCCATAGCAGGCGTCATGGTTTATATCTCATTAGATGAGTTGTTACCAACAGCTCAAAAGTATGGGCATCACCACCATTCCATTGTGGGACTTATTATTGGAATGATCATAATGGCTGTATCACTTGTCTATATTTAA
- a CDS encoding DUF4301 family protein has product MAELHLTDADLEQLEQKGISKQELESQIRRFEKGYPYLSIVRSADEEHGIISMTEEEIEEVLKLWEDKLLSPSSEVVKFVPASGAASRMFKDLYSFLNEGKMNESVKEVLAHIKDFAFFDALNRACMLGEGGKGCEKLIQMGAEKTVIEYLLEPKGLNYGKLPKALLLFHRYSDGSRTAAEEHLTEGAKYARNSDGTVKIHFTLSPEHIEPFENLMQKRKAELEDRYSVVYDISHSIQKGETDTIAVDMQNNPIRNEDGSLLFRPGGHGALIWNLNEIDADIIFIKNIDNVVPELLSCDTIIHKKIIGGYLIKLQDKVFKYMSQLSSEKKANTGLISEIREFLEESFCIDTSYLEDTNLEEQIIELRRLLNRPTRVCGMVRNEGEPGGGPYIVRSEDGSTGLQILESSQIDKENEEDLEEFRKSRFFNPVDLVCGVKDYRGHKFDLLSFVDESTGFISKKSQKGVELKALELPGLWNGAMSNWNTAFVEVPATTFNPVKIVNDLLRPIHTTKINF; this is encoded by the coding sequence ATGGCAGAACTACATTTGACGGATGCTGACCTAGAGCAACTGGAACAGAAAGGCATTTCCAAGCAAGAATTAGAGTCGCAAATAAGACGATTTGAGAAGGGATATCCTTACCTATCTATCGTCCGATCTGCGGATGAAGAACATGGCATTATCTCCATGACAGAGGAGGAAATAGAGGAAGTACTGAAGCTATGGGAAGACAAACTTCTATCTCCCTCAAGTGAAGTTGTGAAGTTCGTCCCTGCCTCTGGAGCAGCCTCTAGGATGTTTAAGGATCTCTACTCTTTCCTCAATGAGGGGAAAATGAATGAGTCCGTCAAGGAAGTACTGGCACACATTAAGGATTTTGCATTCTTCGATGCCCTGAATAGAGCGTGTATGCTTGGAGAGGGTGGTAAAGGCTGTGAAAAATTGATTCAAATGGGAGCTGAGAAAACAGTCATAGAGTACCTCTTAGAACCTAAGGGGCTCAATTATGGAAAGCTCCCCAAAGCACTTTTACTATTCCACAGATACTCAGATGGCTCTCGAACAGCTGCAGAGGAGCACTTGACGGAAGGTGCTAAATATGCTCGAAACAGTGACGGGACGGTAAAGATACATTTCACTCTTTCCCCTGAACATATTGAGCCCTTTGAGAATCTAATGCAGAAGCGTAAAGCTGAACTTGAGGATAGATATTCTGTCGTCTATGATATCTCTCACAGCATCCAAAAGGGCGAAACAGATACCATTGCTGTAGATATGCAGAATAACCCCATACGTAATGAAGACGGTAGCCTGCTCTTCCGTCCTGGGGGACATGGGGCTCTAATTTGGAACCTAAATGAAATAGACGCTGACATCATCTTTATCAAAAACATTGATAATGTAGTGCCTGAATTGCTATCATGTGACACGATTATCCACAAGAAGATAATTGGGGGTTATCTCATCAAGCTTCAGGATAAGGTATTCAAGTATATGTCACAGTTATCTTCAGAAAAGAAAGCCAATACAGGACTTATCTCTGAGATCCGAGAGTTCCTTGAGGAGTCTTTCTGTATTGACACAAGTTACTTGGAAGATACAAACTTGGAAGAGCAAATCATCGAACTTCGCAGGCTTCTCAATCGCCCTACCCGTGTTTGCGGAATGGTACGTAATGAGGGGGAACCTGGAGGTGGGCCCTATATCGTAAGGTCTGAAGATGGATCTACAGGATTACAGATCTTAGAAAGTAGCCAGATAGATAAGGAGAACGAAGAGGACCTAGAAGAGTTTCGAAAGAGTCGATTCTTTAATCCTGTGGATTTAGTTTGTGGGGTTAAGGACTATCGAGGACATAAGTTTGACCTTCTCTCCTTCGTTGATGAGTCCACAGGATTCATCAGCAAAAAGAGTCAGAAGGGCGTAGAGCTGAAGGCTCTTGAGCTACCAGGACTATGGAATGGTGCCATGAGTAACTGGAACACAGCTTTTGTAGAAGTTCCGGCCACTACATTTAATCCCGTGAAGATCGTGAATGATCTTCTGAGACCTATACATACAACAAAAATAAATTTTTAA